A part of Bacteroidota bacterium genomic DNA contains:
- a CDS encoding aryl-sulfate sulfotransferase yields the protein MPQIYLPKVADSPILPEIRTMFRAKTWLLWCLLLPFARVPAQAMPPGLPDLHIDWYEDTTMCDYIFLSNVRFVLPMTLSSAGMIFDRRGELVWYLPSTDNLYNFSPQPDGQITFNVNDTWYALDSSLMLNMLPTCDASFGDFHDLILLPNGHRFELCYGDTTMDLRSITTSSGQAGDSAANVRYNVIEERNALGQLLKRWRGIDHFSPADVDPEYFSFPWYLELLHTNSMDYDGQNLLLSHRSNHEVTLVDWASGQVKWRLGGNNSDFVYINDGGFKSQHDARFAGNNRISIFDNRSLGTVTTPRAVVYTLDTVLGFATKVYDRVEANSESPSMGSFRELPNGDGLVCWGQILPENRPNISYFHANGQKVCDWRFQDPHLTYRAMCSELPFDIDRPEIVCNQQNGNLVLNVQGTFSNYLWSSGETTGIIQAMDTGYYQVYVPSGAGFAGSNVLHITDLNSDCPSTPVDDPRLGGRPPKLVGTFDLLGRPIQLRQAGQIYLERYDNGLSRKVLEL from the coding sequence ATGCCCCAAATCTACCTTCCCAAGGTTGCCGATTCGCCGATTTTGCCCGAAATTAGGACCATGTTCAGAGCGAAGACTTGGCTGTTGTGGTGCTTGCTGCTTCCTTTTGCAAGGGTTCCTGCCCAAGCGATGCCACCCGGATTGCCCGATCTGCACATCGATTGGTACGAGGACACGACGATGTGCGATTACATTTTCCTGAGCAATGTCCGTTTCGTGCTGCCCATGACACTCTCTTCCGCTGGGATGATTTTTGACCGTCGCGGCGAATTGGTTTGGTACCTGCCTTCGACGGACAATCTCTACAATTTTTCCCCGCAGCCCGATGGTCAAATCACATTCAACGTCAATGATACTTGGTATGCACTTGACAGCTCGTTGATGCTGAATATGTTGCCAACTTGTGATGCCTCCTTTGGCGATTTTCATGATTTGATCCTCCTGCCCAATGGTCATCGTTTTGAACTTTGTTACGGCGATACCACCATGGATTTACGCAGTATCACCACCTCTTCGGGGCAAGCCGGTGACAGCGCCGCCAATGTGAGGTACAACGTCATCGAAGAACGCAACGCCTTGGGGCAATTGCTCAAACGTTGGCGCGGAATCGACCATTTTTCGCCCGCTGACGTCGATCCGGAATACTTCAGCTTTCCTTGGTACCTCGAGCTGCTGCATACCAATTCGATGGACTATGATGGTCAAAATTTACTGCTGAGTCATCGGAGCAACCACGAAGTTACCCTTGTAGATTGGGCTTCAGGCCAGGTGAAATGGCGATTGGGCGGCAACAATTCCGATTTTGTGTATATCAACGATGGTGGATTCAAGTCCCAACACGATGCCCGATTCGCAGGCAACAACCGGATTTCCATATTTGACAACCGATCCTTGGGAACCGTCACCACGCCACGGGCAGTGGTCTACACTTTGGATACAGTTTTGGGATTCGCAACCAAAGTTTATGACCGCGTCGAAGCCAATTCAGAAAGTCCAAGCATGGGATCATTCCGCGAATTGCCCAATGGCGACGGATTGGTGTGTTGGGGACAAATACTCCCTGAAAATCGCCCCAACATCAGCTATTTTCATGCAAATGGGCAAAAAGTTTGCGATTGGAGATTCCAAGACCCGCATTTGACCTACCGTGCGATGTGCTCCGAATTGCCTTTTGACATCGATCGCCCCGAAATCGTCTGCAACCAACAAAACGGGAACTTGGTTTTGAACGTTCAGGGCACCTTTTCCAATTATTTGTGGTCCAGCGGAGAGACCACGGGCATCATCCAAGCCATGGACACAGGGTATTATCAAGTTTATGTGCCCTCGGGTGCAGGTTTTGCAGGTAGCAACGTCTTGCATATCACCGATTTGAATTCGGATTGCCCTTCAACGCCAGTGGATGATCCGCGTTTGGGAGGACGTCCGCCAAAGTTGGTCGGGACCTTTGATTTGCTGGGAAGGCCAATCCAGCTGCGTCAGGCAGGACAAATTTATTTGGAGCGCTATGACAACGGGCTGTCCCGCAAAGTGCTTGAGCTATGA
- a CDS encoding DUF1573 domain-containing protein, whose amino-acid sequence MKRLFTTSVFALGLLVSFGGPLMAQNAVATPPSTSELKPAVAAQPSPAPAVEAAKPGGGIFKFEEETHDFGEMMQGGDASYTFKFQNVGTEDIVITLAKGSCGCTVPKWSTEPVHPGEFGEIAVKYDSNRIGGINKNVTLISNAAGGEKLIYIKGNISPKPAEPDYTAPAATPAVPAGGH is encoded by the coding sequence ATGAAACGACTCTTTACTACTTCAGTTTTTGCTCTTGGACTTTTGGTATCTTTTGGTGGCCCATTGATGGCGCAAAACGCCGTAGCCACACCTCCTTCTACCTCTGAGTTGAAGCCTGCCGTTGCCGCACAACCCTCACCAGCACCAGCGGTCGAGGCTGCGAAGCCAGGCGGCGGGATTTTCAAATTTGAAGAAGAAACACACGATTTCGGTGAAATGATGCAAGGTGGCGACGCTTCCTACACCTTCAAATTTCAAAACGTTGGCACCGAAGACATCGTCATCACTTTGGCAAAGGGCAGCTGCGGTTGCACCGTTCCAAAATGGAGCACTGAGCCCGTACATCCAGGTGAATTCGGCGAAATCGCTGTCAAATATGATTCCAACCGCATTGGCGGGATCAACAAGAATGTAACCTTGATTTCCAACGCTGCAGGCGGCGAAAAGCTGATCTACATCAAAGGAAATATCAGCCCAAAGCCAGCTGAGCCTGATTACACGGCTCCAGCGGCCACGCCAGCTGTACCTGCCGGAGGCCACTAA